DNA from Mucilaginibacter mallensis:
CGATCTGCTTAAAAAACACAACATAGCCATCTGGCGCAATCACGATTACATCCACAGTATTAAACCCGACGGTGTACTTACCGGGGTTATTGCCAAACTGGGTTGGAAAGATTACCAGCAAGGCGCAAATACTTTCATTTTCCCGGGTATTACGCTGGGTGCTTTAATAGATCAGCTCAAACAAAAACTGGCTACACCTGCGGTACGCTACATAGGCGACCTGCAACAAACCTGTAAAACCGTAATATTTGCAGAAGGTGCCGCAGGCGGCAGAACGCAGATAGAAGCCATATCCAAATACAAACCGGATGTACTGATATGCGGTGAAATATCAGAGTGGGAAACCGCTGAATACGTGCGTGATGCCCGTGCCGAAGGCCGTTCAATCGCTTTGGTGGTAACCGGCCACATCCCCAGCGAAGAAGCCGGATCAGCATTTATGGCCGACTGGCTTAAACAACGTATCAGCAATGTAAAAATAACCCACATAGTTTGCGGCAATTCGCTTTCATTCGCTTAATAATCCCATAAAAATAAAACTCTGTGCCTCTTAATGTGTTTCTGTTGGAGATTTTTGCGGTAAAAATCAAATACAAAGAAGTCATAAAAACCACTAAGGCACCAGTTAATATTTCATATGCTAAAACACACAAAAGAAAATCGCACACTTAAAGAAAACCTGATGCTGGCATCATCAACTGCATTTGTATCAGGCATGACCAATGTTTCAGGGGTTGTTGCTTTTTTAGCCTTTACCGCTAATGTAACGGGGCACTTCTCCAATCTTGCCGAAAATATTATCGAAAAGAATTTTCAGCAGGTTATTGTATTTTCTCTATGGCTGTTCCTCTTTTTTGCGGGTTCGTTCACCTCTAATTTCCTGGTACGCTGGCAATCGCATAAAAGTAATTACAGGGCTAATGCGCTGCCAATTATCATTGAAGCCATTATCCTTTTATTCGTAGCATTTTATGGTCATCACTATTATGAGGAAACCTTACGCGAAAAGCAGGTTATCACTGGCGCCATTATCCTATCCATGGGTTTACAAAACGGGCTGGTATCAAACATATCAGGCGGCTTGATCAAAACATCGCACTTAACCGGCTTATTTACCGATCTGGGTGCCGATATAGCCGAATGGCTGTACCCCAATACCCCAAAAACACCTGCATTAAGAAACCGGTTGTATATCCGCTTTACCATACTCGGCTTTTACTTTTTTGGGGCACTTATGGGTGGTTATTTCTTTGACAAATACGAATTCGCTATATTTTATTTCATTCCGGTGATATTGTTTACCATTCTATATTACGATCTTTCGCCCATAGCTTTACATAAGCTTGCGCGATTATTTTCAACAAACGAAAAAAAGGCAGATATTTAACCAGTAAAAAATACATTAGCTACCATGTGTCCCAAAATATATAAACCCATCCACGATACTAACACTATAACTTACGAAACCCTGCTACAGGGCAATAAACAGTTTGTTGAGGAAACCTTAAAGGAGGATCCGGATTATTTTACCAAGCTGGCCAGCGGCCAAACCCCGCCGGTATTATGGATAGGCTGCGCTGATAGTCGCGTACCCGCCAACCAGATCACCAATACCAGTCCGGGTGAGATATTTGTGCACCGTAACATTGCCAACATGGTAATACACTCCGATATGAATATGCTTTCGGTACTGGATTATGCGGTGAATGTATTAAGGGTAAAGCATGTAATAGTGACTGGTCATTACGGCTGCGGGGGTGTAATGGCTGCCATGAGCAACCAGCAATTCGGCCTGATAGATAACTGGCTGCGCCACATTAAGGATGTGTACCGCCTGCACGCCAGCAAACTCGACCAGATAAAAGACGAGAAAGAACGTGCTGCAAAACTGGTTGAATACAACGTAGTTGAAAACGTGTACAACCTCTGCAAAACCTCCATCGTGCAAAATGCATGGCAAAATGGTCAGGAGCTAGGCGTACACGGCTGGGTTTACAGCATTGAAACCGGTATTATAAAAGACATGAACGTTAGTACCTATGATAATGCTAACATGGGGAATGTGTTTAAGTTCAAATAGTT
Protein-coding regions in this window:
- a CDS encoding Nif3-like dinuclear metal center hexameric protein, whose amino-acid sequence is MKQGHTRRKFITNLSLTTAAVIATPTLSRAGNFFKTDNSYTVGQIMDMFIKTVPGAPFPNTVDTLKAGNRDIVVTSIVTTMFPTVDVIRKTIDLGANFIVCHEPTFYNHTDDVSWLQNDEVYNYKADLLKKHNIAIWRNHDYIHSIKPDGVLTGVIAKLGWKDYQQGANTFIFPGITLGALIDQLKQKLATPAVRYIGDLQQTCKTVIFAEGAAGGRTQIEAISKYKPDVLICGEISEWETAEYVRDARAEGRSIALVVTGHIPSEEAGSAFMADWLKQRISNVKITHIVCGNSLSFA
- a CDS encoding YoaK family protein, with product MLKHTKENRTLKENLMLASSTAFVSGMTNVSGVVAFLAFTANVTGHFSNLAENIIEKNFQQVIVFSLWLFLFFAGSFTSNFLVRWQSHKSNYRANALPIIIEAIILLFVAFYGHHYYEETLREKQVITGAIILSMGLQNGLVSNISGGLIKTSHLTGLFTDLGADIAEWLYPNTPKTPALRNRLYIRFTILGFYFFGALMGGYFFDKYEFAIFYFIPVILFTILYYDLSPIALHKLARLFSTNEKKADI
- the can gene encoding carbonate dehydratase; protein product: MCPKIYKPIHDTNTITYETLLQGNKQFVEETLKEDPDYFTKLASGQTPPVLWIGCADSRVPANQITNTSPGEIFVHRNIANMVIHSDMNMLSVLDYAVNVLRVKHVIVTGHYGCGGVMAAMSNQQFGLIDNWLRHIKDVYRLHASKLDQIKDEKERAAKLVEYNVVENVYNLCKTSIVQNAWQNGQELGVHGWVYSIETGIIKDMNVSTYDNANMGNVFKFK